The following coding sequences lie in one Pan paniscus chromosome X, NHGRI_mPanPan1-v2.0_pri, whole genome shotgun sequence genomic window:
- the LOC100978865 gene encoding nuclear RNA export factor 2, with product MCSTLKKCGTYRTEECHDHGSTFQGRKKGGSSFRDNFDKRNCHYEHGGYERPPSHCQENDGSVEMRDVHKDQQLRHTPYSIRCQRRTNWHSEDEIRITTWRNRKPPERKMSQNTQDGYTRNWFKVTIPYGIKYDKAWLINSIQSHCGDPFTPVDFHYVQNRACFFVQDASAASALKDVSYKICDDENQKICIFVNHSTAPYSVKNKLKPGQMEMLKLTMNKRYNVSQQALDLQNLRFDPDLMGRDIDIILNRRNCMAATLKIIERNFPELLSLNLCNNKLYQLDGLSDITEKAPKVKILNLSKNKLESAWELGKVKGLKLEELWLEGNPLCSTFSDQSAYVSAIRDCFPKLLRLDGRELPAPVIVDIDSSETMKPCKENFTGSETLKHLVLQFLQQYYSIYDSGDRQGLLGAYHDEACFSLAVPFDPKDSVPNSLCKYFKDSRNMKTLKNPYLKGELLRRTKRDIVDSLSALPKTQHDLSSILVDVWCQTERMLCFSVNGVFKEVEGQSQGSVLAFTRTFIATPGSSSSLCIVNDELFVRDASPQETQSAFSIPVSTLSSSSEPSLSQEQQEMVQAFSAQSGMKLEWSQKCLQDNEWNYTRAGQAFTMLQTEGKIPAEAFKQIS from the exons AATGCCATGACCATGGTAGCACTtttcaaggaagaaagaaaggtgggAGTTCTTTCCGGGATAATTTTGACAAGAGGAACTGTCATTATGAACATGGTGGGTATGAGCGCCCGCCTTCACACTGCCAGGAGAATGATGGAAGCGTGGAGATGAGGGATGTCCACAAGGACCAACAACTAAGACA CACTCCTTATAGCATCCGATGCCAAAGAAGAACGAACTGGCATAGTGAAGACGAAATCCGTATTACCACgtggagaaatagaaaacctcCGGAGAGAAAAATGAGTCAGAACACACAGGATGGATACACAAGGAACTGGTTTAAGGTCACA ATTCCTTACGGGATAAAGTATGACAAGGCATGGCTAATAAATTCAATCCAGAGCCATTGCGGTGACCCCTTCACTCCGGTTGAT TTCCACTACGTCCAAAATCGGGCATGCTTCTTTGTCCAGGATGCTAGCGCTGCCTCTGCATTGAAGGATGTCAGTTATAAGATTTGTGATGACGAGAACCAAAAG ATATGTATATTTGTCAATCATTCTACTGCGCCCTACTCTGTGAAGAATAAGTTGAAGCCAGGCCAAATGGAGATGCTAAAG CTGACCATGAACAAACGGTACAATGTCTCCCAGCAAGCTCTTGATCTCCAGAATCTCCGCTTTGACCCAG ACTTGATGGGCCGTGACATTGATATAATCCTGAATCGAAGAAACTGCATGGCTGCCACCCTGAAGATCATTGAAAGAAATTTCCCTGAG CTGTTGTCTTTGAACTTGTGCAACAACAAACTGTACCAGCTGGATGGCCTTTCTGACATTACAGAGAAGGCTCCCAAAGTCAAGATCCTGAATCTCTCCAAAAATAAG CTGGAGTCGGCGTGGGAGTTGGGCAAGGTGAAAGGGCTGAAGCTCGAAGAGCTATGGCTAGAAGGGAACCCGTTGTGCAGCACCTTCTCGGACCAGTCCGCCTATGTAAG TGCCATCCGGGATTGTTTCCCCAAGTTGTTACGCCTG gACGGCCGAGAGTTACCCGCACCAGTGATTGTTGACATTGACAGCTCTGAGACAATGAAACCCTGCAAG GAAAACTTTACTGGGTCTGAGACCCTAAAGCATTTAGTCCTGCAATTCCTGCAGCA GTATTACTCAATCTATGACTCTGGAGATCGACAGGGTCTCCTCGGTGCTTACCACGATGAGGCCTGCTTCTCCTTGGCTGTTCCCTTCGACCCCAAGGACTCAGTCCC GAACAGCTTGTGCAAGTACTTCAAGGATAGCAGGAATATGAAAACACTCAAGAACCCCT ACCTGAAGGGGGAACTGCTGAGGCGCACAAAACGTGACATTGTGGACTCCCTCAGTGCGTTGCCCAAAACTCAGCATGACCTCAGCTCCATCCTGGTGGACGTGTGGTGCCAGACG GAGAGGATGCTCTGCTTTTCTGTCAATGGGGTTTTCAAGGAAG TGGAAGGACAGTCTCAGGGTTCTGTTCTCGCCTTCACCCGGACCTTCATTGCTACCCCTGGCAGCAGTTCCAG tCTGTGCATCGTGAATGACGAGCTGTTTGTGAGGGATGCCAGCCCCCAAGAGACTCAGAGTGCCTTCTCCATCCCAGTGTCCACACTCTCCTCCAGCTCTGAGCCCTCCCTCTCCCAGGAGCAGCAGGAAATGGTGCAGGCTTTCTCTGCCCAGTCTGGGATGAAACTGGAGTGGTCTCAGAA GTGCCTTCAGGACAATGAGTGGAACTACACTAGAGCTGGCCAGGCCTTCACTATGCTCCAG ACCGAGGGCAAGATCCCCGCGGAGGCCTTCAAGCAAATCTCCTAA